The genomic window TTTCCATGCTATAGTAAAAGCTTACTTAGACTATAACTTCGATGGACCATACAGACCAGACCACGGTAGAATGATATGGGGAGAAACTGGTAGACCAGGATACGGATTATATGATAGAGCATTAGGTGCTGTATATGTAAACGGATTAAAAGAAGCTATATTAAAAGAAGCTATATTAAAAGAAACTAAATTAAATCAAGAATGTGAAGAAACTGCTTCAGTTCAAGGTTAATTAAAATAAAATCTAAAATTTAAATTTAATTTATTGGATAGAAGCTCTTGTATATGCAAGAGCTTTTGTTCTAATAGATTATATACATATTAACTTAATAAGGAGTAATGAACATGAGAAAATTTATGGACGATAATTTTTTATTATCAACAGATACAGCAGTAACTTTATATCATGATTATGCTAAAGAAATGCCAATATGCGACTACCACTGTCATCTAAACCCAAAGGAAATAGCTGAGGATAAGAGATACAATAACATAACTGAAATATGGTTAGGTGGAGACCACTATAAGTGGAGAACAATGAGAAGTTTTGGTATAGAAGAAAAATATATAACTGGAGATGCTACTGATTATGAAAAATTTGAAGCATTTGCAAATGTTATGCCATACTTAATAGGAAACCCAATGTATCATTGGTCACACTTAGAATTAAAAAGATACTTTGGAATAGAGGAAACTTTATCTCCAAAAACTTGTAAATCTATATGGGATAGATGTAATGAAATAATAAATGGTGAAGGTTTCAGTGCTAGAGCAATGATAAAAAACTCTAATGTTAAGTACATAGGAACAACTGATGATCCAATAGATAACTTAGAATATCATATAGCAATAGCTAAAGATGAAAACTTTGATTGTGAAGTTAGACCAAGCTTTAGACCTGATAAAGCTGTAAAAATACATGGCGAAGGATTCGCTGAGTATATAGTTAAATTAGGAGAAGTTGAAAATACTGAAATAAAAGATTATGAAACGTTATTAACAGTATTAGAAAAAAGATTAGACTTCTTCGTTGAAAATGGATGTAATATAACAGACCATTCTTTAGAGAGAGTTTACTTCAGAAATACAACTATAGAAGAAGTAGATACTATATTCAAAAAAGCTTTAGCTGGAGAAACTTTAACTATAGAAGAAATAGAAAAGTACTCTACATTAACAATGATAAGCTTAGGAAGAATGTACAGCAAGCGTGGAATGGTAATGCAATTACATATAGGTGCATTAAGAAACAATAATACTAGAATGTTCAATAAATTAGGAGCAGACGTAGGATTTGATAGTATAGATGATGGAGAGGTTGCAACTAGCTTATCTAGATTATTAGATTCATTAGATATAACTGATGAACTTCCAAAAACTATATTATACTGCTTAAATCCTAAAGATAATGAAGTATTAGGAACAATGCTAGGAAACTTCCAAGGTGGAGGAATAGCTGGTAAAATACAATTTGGTTCTGGATGGTGGTTTAATGACCAAAAGGACGGAATGGAAAGACAAATGATGGCATTATCTCAATTAGGACTTATAAGCCAATTCGTAGGAATGCTTACAGACTCTAGAAGTTTCTTGTCTTATACAAGACATGAGTACTTTAGACGAATATTATGTAACTATATAGGTGGTTTAGTAGAAAATGGAGAATATCCAGCTGATATGGAAATATTAGGTGAAATAGTACAAAATATATGTTACAACAATATAGAGAAGTACATACAAAAGTAATATAATAAATAATTATAAAATAAAAGCTACTTAAAGTGATTTGAAGTAGCTTTTATTTTTATATTTTTAATAATAAAAAATTTAATTTATTTTTTTATTATTAAAAAATAAGTTATAAAATACATAATAACTATAGTAAATATAAATATGCAATGATATAATTTTAGCAAAAGTTAGGAAAATGATTGCTTTTATATATAAAAGTATGTTAGTATACTAATATAGAAGATATATTATTAACAACTAATGGGGGATTATATTATGAGAGACGTTTTTGAAAAATACGAAAAAAACAATGAATTTTTAGTATGTGTAGACTCTGATGGTTGTGCAATGGATACTATGGAAATAAAACATAGAAAATGCTTTGCTCCAGAGATGATAAAAACTTGGAACTTAACAGAAAGAGAAGAATATATATTAAATCTTTGGTATGACCTAAATCTTTATACACAAACTAGAGGCATTAATAGATTTAAGGGGTTAGCTGAAACATTTAAGATAATAAGTAAAGAAGGCATAGAAATTGAAGATTTAGATAGTATACTAAATTGGGTTGAAACAACTAATGAGCTGTCTAATAAGTCTTTATTAAATGAAATAGAAAAGAATGATAGCAAAGGTTTAAAGATGGCATATGAATGGTCTTTAAACGTAAACAAATCTATAGAAAAGTTACCAAAGGGTGATGAACCATTCGAAGGTGTTTCTGAAGGATTAGAAGCATTATCTAAGATAGTAGACGTTGCAGTTGTATCATCTGCTAATGGAGAAGCTCTAAATGATGAGTGGGGAAGACATGATTATATAAAATATTTAACTGCATTACTTGGGCAAGAAGCAGGAACTAAGCAGCACTGTATATCTGAACTTAAGAAAAAAGGATATGATACTGATAAGATATTAATGGTTGGTGATGCACCTGGAGATTTACAAGCAGCTAAGAATAATAATGTAAGATACTATCCTATATTAGTAGGAAAAGAAAAGTTCTCTTGGGAAAGACTAGTTAATGAAGCAGTTCCTAAGTTAATGAATGGAACTTTTGACGAAGAATATCAAAATGAACTTATAAAAGAATTTAATGATTCATTAAAGTAATAATATGCTTTAGAACATGTTTAAGAAACTTTATTTATTCTTAGATATGATTTTATATAAACTAATATTATATATATTAAAATAGGGAGAGTTAATAAATATGGTAGATTTAAAAGCAAAACCTTATAATCTTGATGAAGAAGGAATAAAATGGGTAGAAGAAACTATAGAAAACATGACTATAGAAGAAAAAATAGGACAATTATTTGTAAACATGGGGGCTAGTCGTGATGAAGAATACTTAAAGAGTATGATAGATAATTATCACATAGGTGCAGTTAGATACAATCCAGCAACAGCTTCAGAAGTATATGATCAAAATAAAATACTTCAAGAAAATTCTAAAATACCTCTATTAATAGCTGCTAACACTGAAGCAGGTGGTAACGGTGCTTGTGTAGATGGTACATATATAGGAAATGAAGTAAAAATAGCATCTACAAATGATAAAAAATATGCTTATGAAATGGGTAGAGTATCAGGAGTTGAAGCATCAGCTATAGGATGTAACTGGTCATTTGCTCCAATAGTTGATATAAATAGAAACTGGAGAAATCCAATAATATCAACTAGAACTTGGTCTCAAGATGTTGAGCAAACTTTAGAATTATCTTTAGAGTACATGAGAGGTATAATGGAAAGTGGAATAGCTCCAGCTGCTAAGCACTTCCCTGGAGATGGTATAGATGAGAGAGATCAGCATTTATCATTCGCTCCAAACTCGTTATCTAAAGAAGAGTGGGATGCTACATTTGGTAGAGTTTACGCAGGATTATTCGAAGCAGGACTTCCATCACTAATGGCAGGACATATAGCTTTACCAGAGTATGTAAAATACTTCAATCCAGAAGCTACTACTGAAGAATTATACATGCCAGCTACATTAAGTAAGTATATATTAACAGACCTATTAAGAGGAGAAATGAAGTTCAACGGATTAGTTGTAACTGATGCTTCTCATATGGTTGCTATGACTTCTGCTATGAAGAGAAGTGAAATGGTACCAACTGCAATAGCTGCAGGTTCTGACTTATTCTTATTCTTCAACGATCCAGATGAAGATTTCGGATACATGATGGATGGATATAAAAACGGAATAATAACTGATGAAAGATTAAATGAAGCTTTAACTAGAATACTAGGAACTAAGGCTGCTTTAGGACTTCATAAAAAAGCTAAAACTGAAATAATGATGCCTAAAGAAGAAGCGATGGCTAGAATAGGTTTAGAAGAAAATAAAGCTATAGCTGCTGAAGTTGCTGATAAAGGTATAGTATTAGTAAAGAATACTGAAGATATATTCCCAATATCTCCAGAACAGTATAAGAGAGTATTACTAGTTGATGTAAAAGGTACTGAAGGAGGATTTGGTGCATTAATAGGTGCTCAAGGACCTAAACCATCTCAAGTAATGAAAGAAATGCTAGAAAAAGAAGGATTTGAAGTTTCTATATGGGAATCACCAATGGATAAAGTAATGCAACTTCCAGTTGAAGAAAGAAGAGCTGCTATAGGAAGTGTATATGCTGCTAAGAGACCTATAACTGAATTAACAGATAACTATGATTTAATAATAAATTTAGCTATAGTTAATCCAAATACTGACCAAAGAATACAATGGCCAGCAAGTAAAGGTACTCCAGATATACCATTCTATGTACATGAAGTACCAACAATATTTATATCATTACAATGTCCATTCCACTTAGCTGATGTACCTCAAGTTAAGACATATATAAATGCTTACGACAACAAAGATGTTACTTACACAGCATTAGTTGATAAAATGCTAGGAAGATCAGAATTTAAAGGTGTAAGTCCAGTAGATGCATTCTGTGGATTAGGAGATACTATGTATGGAATATCTGCTAAATCTCATTTATATTCAGTAAATTAATATACAGATAATCTACATTAATAAACGGTAAATTTATAATTATTTACCGTTTATTTTTTATATTTAATGAAA from Tissierellales bacterium includes these protein-coding regions:
- a CDS encoding mannonate dehydratase, whose translation is FHAIVKAYLDYNFDGPYRPDHGRMIWGETGRPGYGLYDRALGAVYVNGLKEAILKEAILKETKLNQECEETASVQG
- the uxaC gene encoding glucuronate isomerase, encoding MRKFMDDNFLLSTDTAVTLYHDYAKEMPICDYHCHLNPKEIAEDKRYNNITEIWLGGDHYKWRTMRSFGIEEKYITGDATDYEKFEAFANVMPYLIGNPMYHWSHLELKRYFGIEETLSPKTCKSIWDRCNEIINGEGFSARAMIKNSNVKYIGTTDDPIDNLEYHIAIAKDENFDCEVRPSFRPDKAVKIHGEGFAEYIVKLGEVENTEIKDYETLLTVLEKRLDFFVENGCNITDHSLERVYFRNTTIEEVDTIFKKALAGETLTIEEIEKYSTLTMISLGRMYSKRGMVMQLHIGALRNNNTRMFNKLGADVGFDSIDDGEVATSLSRLLDSLDITDELPKTILYCLNPKDNEVLGTMLGNFQGGGIAGKIQFGSGWWFNDQKDGMERQMMALSQLGLISQFVGMLTDSRSFLSYTRHEYFRRILCNYIGGLVENGEYPADMEILGEIVQNICYNNIEKYIQK
- a CDS encoding HAD hydrolase-like protein, with the protein product MRDVFEKYEKNNEFLVCVDSDGCAMDTMEIKHRKCFAPEMIKTWNLTEREEYILNLWYDLNLYTQTRGINRFKGLAETFKIISKEGIEIEDLDSILNWVETTNELSNKSLLNEIEKNDSKGLKMAYEWSLNVNKSIEKLPKGDEPFEGVSEGLEALSKIVDVAVVSSANGEALNDEWGRHDYIKYLTALLGQEAGTKQHCISELKKKGYDTDKILMVGDAPGDLQAAKNNNVRYYPILVGKEKFSWERLVNEAVPKLMNGTFDEEYQNELIKEFNDSLK
- a CDS encoding glycoside hydrolase family 3 N-terminal domain-containing protein, which produces MVDLKAKPYNLDEEGIKWVEETIENMTIEEKIGQLFVNMGASRDEEYLKSMIDNYHIGAVRYNPATASEVYDQNKILQENSKIPLLIAANTEAGGNGACVDGTYIGNEVKIASTNDKKYAYEMGRVSGVEASAIGCNWSFAPIVDINRNWRNPIISTRTWSQDVEQTLELSLEYMRGIMESGIAPAAKHFPGDGIDERDQHLSFAPNSLSKEEWDATFGRVYAGLFEAGLPSLMAGHIALPEYVKYFNPEATTEELYMPATLSKYILTDLLRGEMKFNGLVVTDASHMVAMTSAMKRSEMVPTAIAAGSDLFLFFNDPDEDFGYMMDGYKNGIITDERLNEALTRILGTKAALGLHKKAKTEIMMPKEEAMARIGLEENKAIAAEVADKGIVLVKNTEDIFPISPEQYKRVLLVDVKGTEGGFGALIGAQGPKPSQVMKEMLEKEGFEVSIWESPMDKVMQLPVEERRAAIGSVYAAKRPITELTDNYDLIINLAIVNPNTDQRIQWPASKGTPDIPFYVHEVPTIFISLQCPFHLADVPQVKTYINAYDNKDVTYTALVDKMLGRSEFKGVSPVDAFCGLGDTMYGISAKSHLYSVN